The following coding sequences lie in one Arachis ipaensis cultivar K30076 chromosome B05, Araip1.1, whole genome shotgun sequence genomic window:
- the LOC107640969 gene encoding uncharacterized protein LOC107640969: MRVRHMLAIHKITEEEATGLELMPTAEEIKNVVWDCESTKAPGCDGYNMNFIKKYWDEVWKEFIEAVLGFFWSARLPRDSNVTWVALTSKFVGATEIKDLRPISMVGCVYKVIFKVLVRRMQHVMPGLVGKTRSAFVQGRKIHDGALIACETVQWVKSRKKELSDN, translated from the exons ATGCGTGTTAGACACATGTTGGCAATACACAAG ATAACCGAGGAAGAGGCAACAGGACTGGAGTTGATGCCAACTGCTGAAGAAATAAAGAATGTAGTGTGGGATTGTGAGTCAACAAAAGCACCAGGGTGTGACGGGTATAATATGAACTTCATTAAGAAGTATTGGGACGAAGTTTGGAAGGAATTCATTGAAGCAGTGTTGGGGTTCTTCTGGTCCGCTAGGCTACCTAGGGATTCGAATGTTACTTGGGTGGCATTGACATCGAAGTTTGTTGGAGCTACTGAAATAAAAGATCTTCGGCCAATTAGTATGGTGGGTTGTGTGTATAAGGTCATATTTAAGGTGTTGGTTCGGAGGATGCAGCATGTAATGCCAGGCTTAGTAGGCAAGACTCGGAGTGCTTTTGTGCAAGGCAGAAAAATTCATGATGGAGCTTTGATAGCCTGTGAAACTGTGCAGTGGGTTAAGTCAAGAAAAAAGGAGCTCAGTgataattaa